Below is a genomic region from Hippea sp. KM1.
GGACCCCAAAGCCTGGTTAGCTTCTTGCACGGCACGGGTGAGGAGCCGTTCATTATCCTATCTCACGCCTTGGGCACGCCCAATGTCGTAATACCCGCCTACTCCCAATGCATGGGCTCAAGGGAGGTTGGCTGGGTTTTGACATACGGCACGGGTGTATCGGGTCATTCCACATTTGACCTTAAGAACTCAAAATACATCATCTCTTTTGGAAGAAACCTTTTAGGCTCCCTTCAGGTAAGGGAGGCTGAGGATGCCACAGAGGCCATAGCACGGGGGGCAAAGCTTGTTTATGTGGATCCACGCTTCTCTGAGACGGCATCCAAGGCCTATAGATGGTTGCCCCTAAAACCCGGAACGGATCTTGCCTTGATATTGGGTATAATCCATGTGTTGATCAGGGATAATCTGGTGAATTTAGATTTTGTTGAGAAGTATTGCTATGGCTTTGGTCAGCTGTCTGAATTCATAAAGCAGTATACACCTGAGTGGGCATCCTCTGAGACCGGAATAGATGCAAAAACCATCCAGGCTATTGCCTGGGAATATGCCGAGAATATGCCCCATGTATTGGCAGTGCCGCCAAGGAGATTCTCAAGATACGGAAACGATACCCAGACCTCAAGGGGAATAGCCATACTCAACGCTTTGGCTGGTAATTGGGGTGTGCCTGGTGGAATCTGGGAAAGGAGCAAGTACAAATACATAATAGCCAATTACAACAGGAGTGACTGCGATATAAGGGAGGTTGAATTCAGGCCTCCAAAGGAGGATGAACCGCCAAGACCAACGGTTGAAAGGGCAGACGGTGCTGGAAGCCTCTTTCCGCTTGCTCCCAAGTCGTTGGGCAGGGAAAACGGCATAATAGAGGCCACATTAAGCGGTAAGCCATACCCCATCAAGGCGTGGTTGTTGTATGGCACAAACCCCATAGGCTCAACGGCCATAGGCATGAATAGGTTGGTTGATGAGGTTTTGCCAAAGCTGGATCTAATCGTTGATATAGACATAATACCCAACGATATAAGCATGTTTGCCGATGTTGTGCTCCCAGAATCCACATATCTGGAAAGATACGATCTGCCCCACATACAAAAAGATGCCTATCCGTTTATAGCAATAAGGGAGCCTGCAGTTAAGCCTCTGTTTGATACAAAAGGGGCTTGGGAGATTGCAAAGGGTATAGCAGAGAGGATGGGATGCGGTGAGTACTTCAAGGAGAGTTTAGAGGAAAGGATAGAGAAGGTTATTTCCCAGCTGCCTAAGGATAAGCAAAAAGAGCTTAAAGAGAAGGGCGTAGTTGTATATGAGGGCGTCGAACCGTTCCCGCAGGCAGCAGGCAAGCCGTTGAGGTTTAAAACGCCAACGGGTAAGATCGAGCTTTACTCCACAAAGCTCGATAGGTTTTATAAGGAGAAAGGTGATTCGTATTATCCTCTTCCCAAATACACACCGCCTCCGACATCTGAGCAGCCTGGCACCTATAGGCTGCTGTTTGGAAGGGTTCCTATGCATACCCATGCAAGAACGCAAAATAACGGCATGCTTGCTGAGATATACCCCGAGAACGAGGTGTGGATCAACGAGGAGGAGGCAAGGCGCTTGGGCTTGAGTGAGCATGATGAGGTTATGCTTTACAATGTCAAGACCAAGGTCGAGGTTGGGCCGGTTAAGGTAAAACCCACAAAGAGGATAAGGCGTGATTGCCTGTTTATAGCCCACGGTTTTGGTCATATATCTAAATTTCTTGAGGTGGCTTACAAGAAGGGTGTCTCCGATTCTATGCTGTGCAGCGACGGTGTTGACCCGATCAGCGGTTCTGCTGCGTTAAATAACGGTTTCGTCAAGATAAAGAGGGTCAGGGGGTAATTTATGGAAAAGACAAAGAGGAAACATAGATATGCAATGGTTATTGTTCAGGATAGATGTATAGGGTGTATGGCCTGCTATAGCGCCTGCAAGGCCGAGTGGAATGTGCCCTTAAACAGGGAGATGTTCAGGACTGAGGTTTTGGAGATTGAGTCTGAGAAGGAGGACGGCACCCCCAAGGTGGTTTTTATGCCGATACTCTGCAACCACTGCGAGAATGCTCCCTGTGTTGAGGTTTGCCCAACAGGTGCGAGTTATAAAAGGGAAGAGGACGGCATAGTTCTTGTGGAGCCCTCCATGTGTATAGGGTGCAAGGCCTGCATGGAGGCCTGCCCCTATAACGCAAGGTATTATAACGAGGAGCTAACGGCTGTTGATAAATGCACATTCTGCCTGCCACGAATCAGCAATGGTCTTGAACCGGCTTGTGTGGCAACCTGCGTTGGAGAGGCTCGAAATTTTGGCGACTTGAACGATAAGGATAGCAAGGTTTCCAAATTGTTGAGGGATGCAAAGAAGGTTTGGAAGCTCCAGGAGGATAAGGGCACCCAACCCAATGTGTATTATGTTAGCTTGAACTATTAAATGGAGGTGGAGGAATGAAGGTTAAAGGCATTATTATAGCTATAATCGTTTCCCTGATTGTTGGCGGTTTCATGGTAAAAACAAAGGCTTCACAGTCTGAGCACTATAACATGAATCAGGCTTTGTGCCAGAAATACATAGAGA
It encodes:
- a CDS encoding molybdopterin-containing oxidoreductase family protein is translated as MAKNISRRAFIKTSLTTAAVAATIGGMPKGSKANSKIDAYNKKMLKYDKGKTSFTFCEMCFWNCGVIAHTRNGVVHKLEGNPYNPNNRGHLCAKGNSGIFSLYDPNRLKYPLIRTGKRGEGKFKKASWDEAFDYIAEKLKTIKEKYGPQSLVSFLHGTGEEPFIILSHALGTPNVVIPAYSQCMGSREVGWVLTYGTGVSGHSTFDLKNSKYIISFGRNLLGSLQVREAEDATEAIARGAKLVYVDPRFSETASKAYRWLPLKPGTDLALILGIIHVLIRDNLVNLDFVEKYCYGFGQLSEFIKQYTPEWASSETGIDAKTIQAIAWEYAENMPHVLAVPPRRFSRYGNDTQTSRGIAILNALAGNWGVPGGIWERSKYKYIIANYNRSDCDIREVEFRPPKEDEPPRPTVERADGAGSLFPLAPKSLGRENGIIEATLSGKPYPIKAWLLYGTNPIGSTAIGMNRLVDEVLPKLDLIVDIDIIPNDISMFADVVLPESTYLERYDLPHIQKDAYPFIAIREPAVKPLFDTKGAWEIAKGIAERMGCGEYFKESLEERIEKVISQLPKDKQKELKEKGVVVYEGVEPFPQAAGKPLRFKTPTGKIELYSTKLDRFYKEKGDSYYPLPKYTPPPTSEQPGTYRLLFGRVPMHTHARTQNNGMLAEIYPENEVWINEEEARRLGLSEHDEVMLYNVKTKVEVGPVKVKPTKRIRRDCLFIAHGFGHISKFLEVAYKKGVSDSMLCSDGVDPISGSAALNNGFVKIKRVRG
- a CDS encoding 4Fe-4S dicluster domain-containing protein; protein product: MEKTKRKHRYAMVIVQDRCIGCMACYSACKAEWNVPLNREMFRTEVLEIESEKEDGTPKVVFMPILCNHCENAPCVEVCPTGASYKREEDGIVLVEPSMCIGCKACMEACPYNARYYNEELTAVDKCTFCLPRISNGLEPACVATCVGEARNFGDLNDKDSKVSKLLRDAKKVWKLQEDKGTQPNVYYVSLNY